The Pseudomonas cucumis sequence GCCCGGTCGTCCGGGTGCACACAGGAACAGAACAGGGCGTAGGAGGGCGTCACCTCGCCGATCTTGAACCCGAACATCCCGTAGATTGCATCCGACCAATAGAGCTTGTCGGTATCAACCTCCCAGTCCCAGGTGCCGATGCGGGCGAAGTATTGGCTGCGTTTGAAACGCTCGGCGTCGCCCTCCTGGTGGATGCTTCGTCCTTCGGTGAGGCTGTCGATCAGCGCACGGCACTCGGCCAACTGCTTTTGCAACGAACGATCGCGCCAGATCAGCGCGATGATCAGCGCAAAGGTCAGTGAGCCGATGGTGATATCGATCCAGAGCTGACTCATTGAGGAATTGCGCTCATGGTGTATCGAACCGTGGGGGAGGTGGCGGGTATATTAAGGCTCTGTACGAAAAACTGCCTGCGTGTCGATCATGCTGCGTTAAAAACAGCCTCGGAATGCTCATTTACAACCCGTAAACTCCGCTTCATCGCCAGTTTTTGCCTTGCCTGATCGACACTTGGCGACTTTTCGTACAGACCCTGGCAAGCAGGAGGTGGGTCAGTGCGCCACTGACGGTTGGGTCGCGACCGAGACGGTGAAGGTCACGACAATCAGCACGACGAGTACCCAGAACATCACCATGACTGTCAGCATGACGACCTTCAGGCTTTGATAAAGCCAGCGCAACCAATGGCCTTCGGGTTTTGCTTCTGAGCGGGTTCTGAGTACGCCTTTCAAATAGAAGCCGAGGAGGGCCAGCAATGCGCCATCAATCAACAGCGCAGGCAGGCCGGCTTCGGGGAAAATGCTTCCCCACCGATAGAATGACGATCGGCTCAAGAACACCACATAACAAATGAGGCTGCCGTAGGGGATGGCTCTCCACCATTTACCGGCCAGCGCTCCGACCATCAGGCACATAATCACCATGAACGGGTTGAGGAGAATATGGATCATCCACTCCAGTACGTTGGGGAAGTAGCCCGGGGAATGGATGCTGCGCCAGATGTGTTCAAACATTGTTCAGGCTCCTGCCTTCTATGGAGTAAGTGCTGCTTCGGTGCTTCCGTGCCGCTGCACGGTATCGGCGTATTGTCGGGTTACATAAGTCCTGTTGTGTAAATTAGGGGCTGTACGAAAAGTCGCCGAGTGGCGATCAGGCAGTTTTCGTACAGTGCCTGGTTCACGACCACTGCCAGATACAAAGCGAAACGGTTGCCAATAGCCTGCATTTCTGGGAAAACGGCGCCCATCAAGCCCGTCCGGGCAAGCGTACAGATTGAGTGAATGTCATGAATGATGAGTTGCAGGTAATCGACCTTGAAGTGGGCGACGGCAAAGCCGCCGTCAAAGGCGCGCTGATCACCACCCAATATCGCGGGTGGCTGGAAGATGGCACTGAATTCGATTCTTCCTACAGCCGGGGTAAACCTTTCCAGTGCGTGATTGGCACGGGACGGGTGATCAAGGGCTGGGATCAAGGAATCATGGGCATGCAGGTTGGCGGTAAACGCAAGCTGCTGGTGCCGGCGCATCTGGCCTATGGCGAGCGCTCGATGGGGGCGATTACGCCGAATTCGAATCTGATTTTCGAGATTGAATTGCTGGAAGTGCTGACGCGGGATGATTGATGGGCGAGTGAACTGAAACGACAAAACCCGCTGTCTCTGTGAGGAGATAGCGGGTTTTTTGATCGTTCCCACGCGCAGCAAAGGAATGCCTCACCGGACGCTCTGCGTCCGCTCTTTGGGACGCAGAGCGTCCCTGGCTGCATTCCCACGCAGAGCTTGGGAACGATCGGTGACGGCGGCTATTGCTGCGGGTCGATGTTCTTCAGCGCCGGTTCACGGCCAGTACCCTTTTGCTGATGGGCGAGTCAGGTGAATGTCTCAATATCATCAAGAGTGTCCGCAACAGTCCCTTCCAGGGAGGGGAATTTCCCCTTCACCTTCTCAAGGGCCGGGCGCACAGCACCCATGTCCAGATCAGCATGTCTGCGGGCTATGTGACCGAGCGCGGTGATGGCAGATGCTGCAACCGATTCGGACTCACTCTCGAGGTATTTCAGGCAGGTGTTCTGAGCCCAGGTCTTGTCTTGCTCATTCAGGCCAATAGAAATCAATGCGGCGGCAACCTTGGTTTCTACGTCGCTAGCTAGAAGCCTCGTCGCTTCCTCATGGCTCATTGTCGGATCTTGGTAGAGAAGGCTCACTTTTTAACTCCCTGAATGTTGCCTTTATGATCGGTTTTTCCTGCCTTGATCAGAGCATTTTGATCGTTCCCACGCTCCGCGTGGGAATGCCTCACCGGACGCTCTGCGTCCACTCTTTGGGACGCTCTGCGTCCCTGGCTGCATTCCCACGCAGAGCGTGGGAACGATCGGTCAACCTGACTTGCCAACCGCGGTTGCATCGGTAACCATGCACGCCATATAGGGGTAGGGGGTATACGTATGTCGCACATCCACGAACACAAAGACGACCTGCTAAATCGTGTCCGGCGTATTGCCGGTCAGGTCCAGGCGGTGGAGCGGGCGCTGGAGTCCGACGCCGAATGCGCCAAAACCTTACATCTGGTCGCGGCGATCCGCGGAGCGGTCAATGGTCTGATGGATCAGTTTATCGACGCCCACGCCCGTGAACATGTGGCGCATCCCGGACTCAGCGATGAAGCCCGCGCCGAAGGCGTTGAAGACTTGTTGCAAGCCATCCGCCGTTACTCGAAATAGAGGCCAGCCCCATGACACTGACACCTCAGGCTTCGCGTTATACCCACGACCACCTGTTTCTGGGCGCCGCCCACGATGAGAACGCGCGCCGCACGTTGTGGGTGGTGGCGCTGACCTTCGTGATGATGATTGGCGAGATTGCCGCCGGTTACATCACCGGTTCCATGGCGCTGCTGGCGGACGGTTTTCATATGGCGACTCACGTCGGGGCCTTGGGCATTGCCGCGGCGGCCTACGGTTTTGCCAGGCGGCATGCCAACAACTCGCGCTTCAGTTTCGGTACCGGCAAGGTCGGGGACCTGGCAGGTTTTGCTTCTGCCATCGTGCTGGGCCTGGTGTCGATCGGCATCGCCGGCGAATCCATTGTGCGGCTATTACAGCCGACTGCCGTGGCCTTTACCGAAGCGACGGTGATTGCGGTGGTAGGGCTGGCGGTGAACATCGTCAGTGCGTTTCTGTTGTCGGGCAATCATGGACATCACGGCCATGATCATCATGATCACAGTCATGCCCACGCTCATCATCACGACAACAACCTGCGTTCGGCGTATTTGCATGTCCTGGCCGATGCGTTGACCTCGGTGCTGGCCATCGTGGCATTGTTAGCCGGGCGCTACCTGGGCTGGGTCTGGCTGGACCCGGTGATGGGGATTGTTGGTGCCATCGTAATCGCGAGATGGGCATATGGCTTGATGCGTGACAGCGCCGCCGTGTTACTCGACACCACCGATGAACACGTCGCCGCCGAAATTCGTGAGTTGCTCGAATCGGCGGACGATGTTCGCATCAGTGACCTTCACGTCTGGCAAGTCGGCCCTCAGGCGCGGGCGGCGATTGTCAGTGTCGTGGCCGTGGCGGGTGTCAGTGCCGACGCAATTCGCGAACGCCTGGCGCCGGTTCATGAGTTGTCTCACCTGACGATCGAGCATCGCCACGCTTGAAGTGTCTTTCAGGCAAAGAGCGGAATGCGGCCGTTCAGGGAAGGGCGGTAGTGCCAGGTCAACCGGTCCAGCGCGGGTTTCATGGTCAGAATTTTGCTCAGCGTCGCACTGGCAATGCTCATGGCCAGCACCTGTCCCGGACATTGATGACGCCCCGCGCCGAAAGTGAAGCTGCGACGGTTCGGGCGGTCGAGCAGGAACGTATCGGGATCGTCATTAAGCTGCGGATCGCGATTGGCCGAAGCCAGCAGCACCAGGATGACGTCGCCGGGGTTCAGGCTTATGCCGTCGATTTCACACGGTGCGGCAACGAAACGGCGGGTGTTTTGCACCGACGGGTCGAAGCGCTGGACTTCAGCGATCAGGTCATCAACTGGAGCCGAATCCAACTGTGGGTTTCGAATCAACGCCAATAGCGCATTGCCGATCAGCCCGGCAGTGGCTTCACAGGTCTGGGAGAAAAGGCCAATCAGGTTGGCGATCAAGGTTTCAGGATCGGTCGATGTCGCCGCGAAACGCTGCCGGATACCGGTGAGCAAGGTGCTTCGATTGTTCGGGTCGTCCAGAAGCTCGATGAAATAACCCTTCAGCTGTTCCGCCGCGACATGGGCAGCGTCCAGTTGCGCCTGATCGCTGAGTGGCGACAGGCAGGCGACGAAGTCGGCGGTCAGCTCGCTGATGGCCCGGCCCTGAGCCGGAGAGAACCCCAGCAACGCCGCCACCACACAGACTGGCCCGCGAAACATCGCCGCGTACAGCCCATCGGCGCCCGGAGTGATCAACCGAGCGCCGACCAATTCGTTGACCACGTTCACGTCAATCAACGTCAGTCCCGGCTCAATCGCCGCCCTCGGGCAACGCTGCCGCTCACCCTCGTTCATCCGCATTAACTGACCGAACACCTTGCCGGCCATGCCTTGGGCAATACTCTTGGGCACTGGCTCATGGGACGGGCGCACATGACAATCCGGATGCGCCAGCACGGCGGCAGCGGCTCGGGCGCTACTGGCGACCCACAATTTCAGTCCCTGATGAAAAACCAGCCCACCCTCGGCGCGCAATTGCGCGTAGTAAGGGTAAGGATCGGCGTGAGTCGCAGCGATGATCGGGTCCATGGGTCGCAGCCTTATCGATGGTTGAAAAGTGTTGCTACTATCTCCAGTCCGAAAGGGCCTTGATTCGTCCGGGAGCGAAATATGAACGCAGAACAACATGACGTCGGCGTTTCTCAAGTGGCCGCAGCGATTGCCGAGCCTGCGCGGACGAAAATCCTCTGCTCGTTGATGGACGGCCACGCCCGCACCAGCACCGAGTTGGCGACGATTGCCCAAGTCAGCGCTTCGACCGCCAGCGCGCACCTGGCCAAGCTCAAGGAATTGGCGCTGGTGCGTTTGCACGTTCAGGGCCGCCATCGCTATTACAGCCTCGCGGACAAGCGCGTGGCCCAGGCCCTGGAAGCGTTGATGGTGATCGGCCAGAACGCTGTGCCAATGTTCAACCCGCGCACCCCGGACCGCCTGCAATTCGCCCGCACCTGCTACGACCACATGGCCGGCACGTTGGCAGTGGTGCTGCATGACCGGATGATCGAAGCGGGGTGGTTGCTGGAAACCGATGAGCAGGCTTATCGACTGAGCGACAGCGGCGAAGCGTTGTTCGAAGGGTTGGGTATCGACGTCAATAACCTCAGCACCTTGCGCCGTCGCTTCGCCTGCCCGTGCCTGGACTGGAGCATGCGCCGGCCGCATCTGGGCGGTGCCTTGGGCGCGACGTTGCTGCAAACGGCGATCAAACGCAAATGGGTGACGCAGGATCTGGACAGCAGGGCTTTGGCGTTGACGGCGGTGGGGCGCAAGGAACTCAGTCGCTGGTTCGCCGTTGAGCTGCCGGTTCAGGTGACGACAGCACAACCCGCGCCTACCGAGAACAGGCGCCGCGCGATCGCCAGTCCTGTGGCTTAGCGACTCGACGACGCCATGAGCACGCCAAAGCCTGCGAAGGTCACGCCCGAGACTTTCGCGGTCAGCCAGGAACCCTTCGGGCTCGATAACCAGCCTTTGGCGGCATTGGCGAGCAAGGCATAGCTGCCATGCACCAGAATCACCAGTACGCCATAAGTAGCGACTAGCTTTATGAACTGGGTGTAGAAGTGCGCCGAGGTGTCGATGAATTGCGGGAACACCGCCAGAAAGAAAAACACCGCCTTGGGGTTCAATAGCTGCATCGAAGCCGCTTCAAGGAAGCGATAGCCAGGGCTTGAGGGGCGCGTTTCAAGCAGCGTGCTGAAACGATCCGAGCGCCAGCTTTTGTAGCCCAGGTACAACAAATAGGCGGCCCCTGCGTACTTCAACGCGGTAAAGGCGTTCGCCGAGGTGCTGAGTATCAGGCCAACACTGGTGGCGCTGATGGCGGCGACCACAAACGCCCCCGACGCGATCCCCAGAATGCCCGGCACCGCCCCCGTCCAGCCGTGGCGCACTGCGTTGGACAGGGTCAGGACCACGCCAGGCCCCGGGCTCAAAATGGTCAGGGTGGCGAAAAGTACAAAGAGGCCGTAGCTGTTCATGTCTTGCTCCGTCAGGTGACGCTGGCTGCGTTCTGGCAGATTGGCGTGACGACGAGGGCGTGACAAACGCTTTAATTAAAGCGCATAGGTGACTAAATTAGACGCATGAAAAATCCACTACCGCCTCTTAACGCTGTTCGCGCCTTCGCCGTTGCTGCTCGTCATCAGAGCTTCAGCCTGGCGGCCGAAGAGCTGCATGTCAGCCACAGTGCCGTCAGCCGGCACATCAAATTGCTTGAGGAGTACTTGGGCGTGCTGTTGTTCGAGCGACGCATCCGTCAATCGGTGCTGACGCCGGCCGGCCAGCGCTTTTATGAGCAGGTCAGTGCCGGGCTGTCGCAGATCGCCAACGCCGCCGCTGCACTCAAGCAACATGCCTCGCTGCCTACCGTGAAGATCAATGTGCGCCCGTCCTTTGCCGTGCTTTGGCTGACGCCCAGGCTGGCGGATTTCATTGCGCAGCACCCCGGCATCAAACCGCAGGTGATTACTCAAACCCAGGCGCCCGATCAGGCACGCGACGGGTTCGATATCGTCATTCGCCGTGGTCGTGACGATTGGGCACCGGCGATTGAGGCGCGAGCACTGTTCGAAGACGAATTGTTGCTGGTCGCGGCGCCATCGCTGATCGAGCGCCTGCCGCTTGAAGACCTCACGTCCCTGAGCCGCCACACGTTACTGACCGCCAAGGCCCGCCGCGAAGACTGGCACAATTGGGCCATGCACTTTGACCAAAGTCAGTCAGCCGCTCAGGTCACCCGGCAGTTTGATCACATGCACCTGGTGCTTCAGGCCGCCGTGGAGGGACAGGGCCTTGCCTTGTGCCCGACCTCTTTGCTGGGCAACCATCTTTTGAGCGGACAGCTGATCTGCCCGTTGCCCGAGTTGCGCATGCCGTTGCCGCGTTATTACTACGGTGTCGCGCCGGAGGTGACGGCGCATACACGGGTCTTTGTGGAGTGGTTGTTTGCCCGCATTGCTCAGGATGAACTGCGTTGGCAAACACCTCGTGCTGTGACCGCTACGCCCTGAAATCCCAGACTATTTCCACCACCCGCACCGCGAGCACCAGATAAACCAGACCCAGGATGATCTGGAGCGCCGTGTGATACGGCAACCTGGACAGCCGACGTATTCCGTCGCTGACATTGAGCAGCATCAGTACTGCCGACACCAGGATCAGCCCCCAACCAGCGAGGCTTGAAGCGAACAGTCCCATAAACACGTGATGGCCGCCGTGCAACGCGTTGGTGCCCGCCGCGAACAGCAGGGCGCACACCAGCAGGTTCTTGATGTTGTCGAACACTTGCGTGGTGAAGTCTGTTTCCAGCAAGGCCAGATACTTTCGCCAGAGTTTTCCCATGGTTTTGGTGATACCTGTTGATGGCTGTTGGCAAGTCTAGTGACGTTTTCCACGAAACGCGGACGAAAAAAAGCCCGGCCTTCAACGTGAAGGCCGGGCTTTTGTGTTCAAACGGACAGTCGTGTCAGATCAAACCTTGACGATCCAGCCCGCTGGCGCCTCGATGTCGCCAGTCTGTACACCGGTCAGCTCTTTGTAGAGCTTCTGGGTGACCGGGCCGACTTCGGTTTCGCTGTGGAACACGTGCAGCTTGTCGTTGTAGCTGATGCCGCCGATCGGGGTGATCACCGCGGCGGTGCCGCAAGCGCCGGCTTCCTTGAAGTCGGACAGCTTGTCGATGAACACGTCACCTTCGACCACTTCCAGACCCAGACGGGTTTTAGCCAGCTCGATCAACGACAGACGGGTGATGCCCGGCAACACCGAAGGGGAATTCGGGGTGACGAACTTGTTGTCGTGGGTGATCCCGAAGAAGTTGGCCGAGCCGACTTCTTCGATTTTGGTGTGGGTCATCGGGTCCAGGTAGATGGCGTCGGCGAAGTGCGCCTTCTTGGCCTGGGAGCCTGGCATCAGGCTGGCGGCGTAGTTGCCACCGACCTTGGCCGCGCCGGTGCCTTGTGGGGCGGCACGGTCGTAGCTGGAGATCAGGAAGTTGTGCGGGGTCAGGCCGCCCTTGAAGTAGGCACCGACCGGGATGCAGAAGATCGAGAAGATGAACTCGGGCGCGGTACGCACGCCGATGTTGTCACCCACGCCGATCACGAACGGGCGCAGGTACAGCGCGCCGCCGGTGCCGTAAGGCGGAATGAAACGCTCATTGGCGCGGACCACGTCCTTGCACGCTTCGATGAACTGTTCGGTGGACACTTGCGGCATCAGCAGGCGCGCGCAGCTGCGTTGCATGCGTGCGGCGTTCTGGTCCGGGCGGAACAGGTTGATCGAACCGTCCTTGCAACGGTAGGCCTTCAGGCCTTCGAAGCACTGCTGGCCATAGTGAAGGGCAGTGGAGCCTTCGCTGATGTGCAGCACGTTGTCTTCGGTCAGGGTGCCTTTGTCCCACTCGCCATTACGCCAGTGCGACAGATAGCGCTTGTCTGTCTTGATGTAGTCAAAACCCAGCTTGTCCCAATTGATGCTTTCGTTACCCATGACACCCTCTATCACTTAACAACCGTCGAAACGGTTCAAGGCTTCTGACATTTTTCTGGATGGGGACAACAATACTTCATTCCGGGCCCATTTCGCAGCCCGGATTGCAGTTACTGATCGTACTGATCGTTCCCACGCTCCGCGTGGGAATGCAGCCCGGGACGCTCCGCGTCCCAAAGCGGACGCGGAGCGTCCATTGAGGCATTCCCACGCGGAGCGTGGGAACGATCAATCAGGTCCGGTTTACAGGTGCAACGCGTGGCCCAAAGCACGCAACGCAGCTTCCTGCACCGCCTCGCCGAGCGTCGGATGTGCGTGGATGGTGCCGGCGATGTCTTCCAGACGAGCGCCCATTTCCAGGCTCTGGCCGAACGCCGTCGACAACTCCGACACGCCTACACCGACAGCTTGCCAGCCGACGATCACATGATTGTCACGGCGCGCCACGACTCGCACGAAGCCGCTTTTCGACTCCAGCGTCATCGCCCGGCCATTGGCGGCGAACGGGAAGCTGGACACGATGCAGTCCAGCTCCGAAGCCTTGGCCTCGTCCGGGGTCTTGCCGACCACCACCAGTTCCGGGTCGGTGAAGCACACGGCGGCGATGGCGGTCGGGTTGAATTCGCGGTGTTTGCCGCTGATCAGTTCGGCGACCATCTCGCCCTGAGCCATGGCCCGGTGGGCGAGCATCGGTTCGCCGCTCAAGTCGCCGATGGCGTAGACGTTGCGCATGCTGGTCTGGCAACGGTTGTCGATCTTGATCGCCGAACCGTTCATGTCCAGATTCAAGGCTTCGAGGTTCCAGCCTTGAGTGTTGGGTTTGCGACCAACGGCCACCAGTACCTGATCGGTTGCAAGATTCAGGATGTCGCCGTTCGGGTCACGAACTTGCAGCGTATTTCTTTGTGAATCAAAGCCTTCGACGCTGTGTTTCAAGTAAAGCTTCACATCGAGTTGCTTGAGTGCTTCATGCACCGGATGGGTCAGTTCGGCATCGTAGGCCGGCAGGATACGATCCTGCGCCTCGACCACGCTGACCTCGGCGCCGAGCTTGCGATAGGCGATCCCCAGCTCCAGACCGATGTAACCGCCACCGACCACGACCAACCGCTTAGGCACGCTTTTCGGCGCCAGCGCTTCGGTGGAGGAGATGATCGGCCCGCCAATCGGCAGCATCGGCAGGTTGACGCTTTTCGAACCGGTGGCCAGCACCAGGTGCTCACACTGAATGCGCGTATCGCCAACTTCGACAGTCTTGCCGTCGACCACTTTGGCCCAGCCTTGAATGACTTGGACCTTGTGCTTCTTTAATAGCGCCGAGACGCCAGTGGTCAGGCGATCAACAATGCCGTCCTTCCATTCGACGCTCTTGCCGATGTCCAGGGTCGGCGCCGACACGCTGATGCCCAACGCCGAGTATTGGCTGTGATGTTGTGTCTGGTGGAACTGTTCGGCGACGTGAATCAATGCCTTCGATGGAATGCAACCGATGTTCAGGCAGGTGCCGCCCAAGGATTCGCCTTCCACCAGAATGGTCGAAATGCCAAGCTGACCAGCACGGATCGCCGTCACATAACCGCCGGGGCCGCCGCCAATGATCAGCAGTGTGGTGTTCAAAATCTGCATGTCTTACTCCACAAACAAGGTGGCGGGTTGTTCGAGCAAGCCACGGATGGCCTGGATGAATTGCGCCGCGTCCATGCCATCGACCACGCGGTGATCGAAGGAGCTGGAGAGGTTCATCATCTTGCGAATCACGATCTGGCCTTTGACGACCATCGGCCGTTCGACGATTTTGTTCACGCCGACGATCGCCACTTCCGGCAGGTTCAGCACCGGGGTGCTGACGATGCCACCCAGGGCTCCGAGGCTGGTCAGGGTGATGGTCGAGCCGGACAGTTCATCGCGGCTGGCCTTGCCAGTGCGTGCGGCGGTGGCAAGACGGGAGATTTCTGCGGCGCTGTCCCACAGGCTCCGGGCTTCGGCGTGACGCACCACCGGCACCATCAAACCGATGTCGGCTTGGGTGGCGACGCCCACATGCACCGCGCCGAGACGGGTGATGACTTGCGCTTCGTCGTCGTAACGGGCGTTGATCTGCGGGAAGTCGCGCAGAGCCACGACCAATGCGCGGACCAAGAACGGCAGCAAGGTCAGCTTGCCGCGGGTCGCGCCGTGTTTTTCGTTCAGGTGTGCGCGCAGTTCTTCGACGGCGGTGACGTCGATTTCTTCGACGTAGCTGAAGTGGGCAGCGCGCTGGGTGGCGTCCTGCATGCGCTGGGCGATCTTGCGGCGCATGCCGATTACCGGGATTTGCTGTTCGTCGTTGCGCTGGGCGTAAGCGGCGGTGGCGGTCGATGCGTTCGACTGACCCTGAGCCAGATAAGCTTCGAGGTCTTCGTGCAGAATCCGCCCGGCAGGGCCGCTGCCACGCACAAGACGCAATTGAATACCGAGGTCCAGCGCATGTTTGCGCACGGCCGGGGAGGCCAGCGGACGCTCATCGGCCTCGCGGGCAACCATCGGGCCTTGGCACACGGCGGCCGGACGAGGTGCCGCAACCGGTTTACTTTCAACAACGGCTTCAATTTTAGGCGCTGCAACGGGGGCTTCTTTAACCGCTACTGGCTGAGCCGACTCTTTAACGTTGCCCGCGCCTTCGACTTCGATGCTGATCAGGATGCTGCCAACCGCCATGACTTCGCCAGGCTGGCCGCCCAGGGCAATCACCTTGCCATGTACCGGGGACGGAATGTCGACCATCGCCTTGTCGGTCATGACATCGGCCAGCACCTGATCCTCGACGACCATGTCGCCGACCTTGACGTGCCACTGCGACAATTCAACTTCTGCAATGCCTTCGCCAATGTCCGGCATCTTAATAACGTGCGTGCCCATTCAGACCTCCATAACCCGATGCAAAGCCGCGCCCACACGGGACGGACCAGGGAAATACGCCCACTCTTGCGCGTGCGGGTAGGGAGTGTCCCAACCGGTGACGCGCTCGATCGGCGCTTCCAGGTAGTGGAAGCAATGCTCTTGCACCAAGGCGACCAGTTCGGCGCCGAAACCGCAGGTGCGGGTCGCTTCGTGAACGATCACGCAACGGCCGGTTTTCTTCACTGACTTGACGATGGTGTCCAGGTCCAGCGGCCACAGGCTGCGCAGGTCGATGACTTCGGCGTCGATGTCGGTTTCTTCAGCGGCGACTTGCGACACATAAACCGTGGTGCCGTAGGTCAGGATGGTCACGTCCTTGCCCGGACGGGTGATGGCGGCGACATCCAGCGGCACGGTGTAGTAACCGTCTGGCACCTGTGCGGCCGGGTGTTTCGACCACGGGGTTACCGGACGTTCGTGGTGACCGTCGAACGGGCCGTTGTACAGGCGCTTTGGCTCGAGGAAGATCACCGGGTCATCGTTTTCGATGGAGGCGATCAACAGGCCTTTGGCGTCGTAAGGGTTGGACGGCATGACGGTACGCAAACCGCAGACCTGGGTGAACATCGCCTCGATGCTCTGGCTGTGGGTCTGACCGCCATAGATGCCGCCACCGCATGGCATGCGCAGGGTCATCGGCGCGGTGAACTCGCCGGCCGAGCGATAACGCAGGCGTGCTGCTTCGGAAATGATCTGGTCCGACGCCGGGTACACGTAGTCGGCGAACTGGATCTCGGCCACCGGCCGCAAACCGTAAGCGCCCATGCCCACGGCGACGCCAACGATGCCGCTTTCGGAGATCGGTGCGTCGAATACACGGGAGGTGCCGTACTTGTTCTGCAGGCCTTCGGTGCAACGGAACACGCCGCCGAAGTAGCCCACGTCCTGGCCGAACACCACGACGTTGTCGTCACGCTCAAGCATCACATCCATGGCCGAGCGCAGGGCCTGGATCATGGTCATGGTGGTCGTGGTCATGGCGGTTTCCAACTCGATTTTGTTGTTGTGATCGTTCATGTCAGATCCCCAACTCTTGACGCTGGCGCTTCAAGTGCTCCGGCATCTCTTTGTAGACGTCTTCGAACATGGTCGCGGCGCTCGGAATCTGGCCGCCGGCGAGGGTGCCGTACTGCTCGGCTTCTTTCTGCGCGGCGATCACTTCGGCTTCCAGCTCGGCGCTGACCGCGACGTGTTCCTCTTCGGACCACTGACCGATTTTGATCAGGTGCTGCTTGAGGCGCGCAATCGGGTCGCCCAACGGGAAGTGGCTCCAGTCGTCGGCAGGACGGTATTTGGACGGATCATCAGACGTCGAGTGCGGGCCGGCGCGGTAGGTGACCCATTCGATCATGGTCGGGCCGAGGTTGCGGCGCGCGCGTTCGGCGGCCCAGGAGGAAGCAGCGTACACCGCGACAAAATCGTTGCCATCGACCCGCAGGGAAGCGATGCCGCAACCGACGCCGCGTCCGGCGAAGGTGGTGGCTTCACCACCGGCA is a genomic window containing:
- a CDS encoding FKBP-type peptidyl-prolyl cis-trans isomerase; protein product: MNDELQVIDLEVGDGKAAVKGALITTQYRGWLEDGTEFDSSYSRGKPFQCVIGTGRVIKGWDQGIMGMQVGGKRKLLVPAHLAYGERSMGAITPNSNLIFEIELLEVLTRDD
- a CDS encoding metal/formaldehyde-sensitive transcriptional repressor; translation: MSHIHEHKDDLLNRVRRIAGQVQAVERALESDAECAKTLHLVAAIRGAVNGLMDQFIDAHAREHVAHPGLSDEARAEGVEDLLQAIRRYSK
- the dmeF gene encoding CDF family Co(II)/Ni(II) efflux transporter DmeF, translating into MTLTPQASRYTHDHLFLGAAHDENARRTLWVVALTFVMMIGEIAAGYITGSMALLADGFHMATHVGALGIAAAAYGFARRHANNSRFSFGTGKVGDLAGFASAIVLGLVSIGIAGESIVRLLQPTAVAFTEATVIAVVGLAVNIVSAFLLSGNHGHHGHDHHDHSHAHAHHHDNNLRSAYLHVLADALTSVLAIVALLAGRYLGWVWLDPVMGIVGAIVIARWAYGLMRDSAAVLLDTTDEHVAAEIRELLESADDVRISDLHVWQVGPQARAAIVSVVAVAGVSADAIRERLAPVHELSHLTIEHRHA
- a CDS encoding cytochrome P450, encoding MDPIIAATHADPYPYYAQLRAEGGLVFHQGLKLWVASSARAAAAVLAHPDCHVRPSHEPVPKSIAQGMAGKVFGQLMRMNEGERQRCPRAAIEPGLTLIDVNVVNELVGARLITPGADGLYAAMFRGPVCVVAALLGFSPAQGRAISELTADFVACLSPLSDQAQLDAAHVAAEQLKGYFIELLDDPNNRSTLLTGIRQRFAATSTDPETLIANLIGLFSQTCEATAGLIGNALLALIRNPQLDSAPVDDLIAEVQRFDPSVQNTRRFVAAPCEIDGISLNPGDVILVLLASANRDPQLNDDPDTFLLDRPNRRSFTFGAGRHQCPGQVLAMSIASATLSKILTMKPALDRLTWHYRPSLNGRIPLFA
- a CDS encoding ArsR/SmtB family transcription factor, translating into MNAEQHDVGVSQVAAAIAEPARTKILCSLMDGHARTSTELATIAQVSASTASAHLAKLKELALVRLHVQGRHRYYSLADKRVAQALEALMVIGQNAVPMFNPRTPDRLQFARTCYDHMAGTLAVVLHDRMIEAGWLLETDEQAYRLSDSGEALFEGLGIDVNNLSTLRRRFACPCLDWSMRRPHLGGALGATLLQTAIKRKWVTQDLDSRALALTAVGRKELSRWFAVELPVQVTTAQPAPTENRRRAIASPVA
- a CDS encoding LysE family translocator, yielding MNSYGLFVLFATLTILSPGPGVVLTLSNAVRHGWTGAVPGILGIASGAFVVAAISATSVGLILSTSANAFTALKYAGAAYLLYLGYKSWRSDRFSTLLETRPSSPGYRFLEAASMQLLNPKAVFFFLAVFPQFIDTSAHFYTQFIKLVATYGVLVILVHGSYALLANAAKGWLSSPKGSWLTAKVSGVTFAGFGVLMASSSR
- a CDS encoding LysR substrate-binding domain-containing protein, whose amino-acid sequence is MKNPLPPLNAVRAFAVAARHQSFSLAAEELHVSHSAVSRHIKLLEEYLGVLLFERRIRQSVLTPAGQRFYEQVSAGLSQIANAAAALKQHASLPTVKINVRPSFAVLWLTPRLADFIAQHPGIKPQVITQTQAPDQARDGFDIVIRRGRDDWAPAIEARALFEDELLLVAAPSLIERLPLEDLTSLSRHTLLTAKARREDWHNWAMHFDQSQSAAQVTRQFDHMHLVLQAAVEGQGLALCPTSLLGNHLLSGQLICPLPELRMPLPRYYYGVAPEVTAHTRVFVEWLFARIAQDELRWQTPRAVTATP
- a CDS encoding branched-chain amino acid aminotransferase; this translates as MGNESINWDKLGFDYIKTDKRYLSHWRNGEWDKGTLTEDNVLHISEGSTALHYGQQCFEGLKAYRCKDGSINLFRPDQNAARMQRSCARLLMPQVSTEQFIEACKDVVRANERFIPPYGTGGALYLRPFVIGVGDNIGVRTAPEFIFSIFCIPVGAYFKGGLTPHNFLISSYDRAAPQGTGAAKVGGNYAASLMPGSQAKKAHFADAIYLDPMTHTKIEEVGSANFFGITHDNKFVTPNSPSVLPGITRLSLIELAKTRLGLEVVEGDVFIDKLSDFKEAGACGTAAVITPIGGISYNDKLHVFHSETEVGPVTQKLYKELTGVQTGDIEAPAGWIVKV